The DNA sequence actcaccatgtcgccctcggtagagtgccgtggcgtcacagtaacctcaaactcttgggttcaagagtcgtcccgagtagctgggacgtcaggtgcccgccacaatgtccagctatttttttgcttgtagttgtctttgtctagcaggccccggccaggctcgaacccgccaccttcggtgtatgtggctggcgccctactcactgagctacgggcgccgagcccctCGGCTAGACTTCTGTGGAATTTTCTCACCAGCATGGAGATAAAGGCTGTGGCCACGCAAAGGTGACCCTGGTTCCCCAGTCAGTCAGCCTCACAAATCCCCAGGGCAGAGAAAGTGGCTGAGGATCAGGACCACGGTCCCTTCCTTGGCGATGTGGTTGACTCCCAAGCTCTACCTTTCTCCTCCTGGTCACCAGGACCATCTGACCTCCCTTTGgttttccaaggtcacacacacacacacattctccaaAGTTTACACTAAACTCCTTCCTGTTATAGGGTTTTATTCTTCTGGCTCCCTCCCGCGAGGCCCTCCCtggcctttctttcctctccaggTAGCCCCATACTATGGCTGTCCTCTAGTTTTCGCTTCGCCACACTTTGAAATTGCACATTTCTGTGTTCGCGTTAGATCCCCTTATCACGTGATTAGCCTGTAAGGCAGGATGTATATACCCACTTCCCTGGTCCCGCACAAAACCTAGCTCAATACTTGTTACTGAGGCTCTACAAGTAAATGTGCCACGCCCACCCCTATCACCGCCCCCAAAGCGGACCTATGTTCAGAACCTGCCTTCAACTCATTGCTTTCAAGCTCTTTATAATAATGAAAGTTACCAAGAAGTCAGTGGAGACATGGACGCGAGGGTTTGGTGCTGGTCCGTTTTGCATTTTGTGTTGAACCTCTTTCTCGGACCCAGGGCCCACGCGCGGGCGTTGGGGCCGCGTCCCCTTTAAGGGGCGGGTCCGgagcgggcggggcggggcgctcCCGGAAGACGCTGCCGCGCGGGCCTGACGCCCTGACCCGCTCCAGCCCCGCCCGGCGCTCGCCCCCGCTAACACTCTCTAGCCCGCGACCCTGCGCGCCGTGACCCTGCGGGTCCTGCCTCCGATCGCGCGGCCGCCTGGTGCAGGTGGTGCCTGCCCCGGGCCTGGCTTTCGCGTCCGCCCTGGCCGCTCAGGCTATGCAGTTGGTTCGGCTCTGATCGCCCCCTGCCTGCGCACTGGTCGGGCGAAGGCACCCGGGACGAGGTGCCCGAAGGGAGCCGGCGTGGAGTCCCGGCGAGATGGTTGCGCCCCGCAGCCCGGGGGTGGCGTCGGTGGCTCTGCGGGGACAGGGCTGGGCCTAGGCTGCACGCGGGCGGTCGAGTCTCAGGGCTGCCTGCCAGGCCAGCACAAATCGTCAGACCAGCTGGGTGCTCCTTAAGCCCAGGGCTGGCAGCCTCGCCTACGGGGCTCTGGGGAGAATGGTGACCCCCTGGCGCTTCTCTGTCAGGCTCTGCTTGTCACACCTAAGGTGTTTTGAGCTCAGAAGGGAATTCGGCCTTCTAAGGCCCTCGGAGTGCTCTCGAAGTGCCAGACTCTGTTGGCTTCTGCTAGGTACTTTACCCAAACTCGTTTTAGCCTCTGGGGACATTGATGAGGGCGCCCCCGACTCCTTGTGTCTGCAAAGGGCCCGCTGGAGTGACCCTGCTGAAGGTGGGCCGGTGGGGAGGTTCTCCCAGGCTGGGCGGCTAGGCTGCGTCTTCCTGCATCTCCGCATCTGGCTCCGGGCAGGCGCCCTCTTGGTGAaattcttccctctccttctACTCTACCCGCTCACTTACCTGGCTCCCAGTGTCTCCACCCTCTGGCTCCGCCTGCTTCTGAAAGCCACTGAGACCTCAGGTCCCACGTACATCAAACTGGGCCAGTGGGCCAGCACCCGGCGAGATCTCTTTTCAGAGGCTTTCTGTGCCCAGTTCTCCAAGCTGCATGTACGAGTGACCCCCCATCCTTGGACTCACACTGAGCACTTCCTCCAGCAGGCATTTGGGGAGGACTGGAGGAGTGTTCTCTCTTTTGAGAACCaagaacctgtgggctcaggctgTGTGGCCCAAGTGTACAAAGCATATGCCAACATTGCCTTCCTGGAGAGTGACAGCATCCAGAGACTTGGTGGGACCCCCTGTTTGCAGCCTTCCTCAGAAGCTGGGGCAGTCAGAGGGCTTAGAGAGCTCTTTGAACACCCCAAGAAGGGGTGGACACCTCCAGGAAATCTTGCTGACCAGTCATTTCTAGAAAGACTGCTTCTCCCTAAAGCTGACTTGGCTGGATCAAATGCAGAGTTGTCTGAGGCTGTGGTCCCTGGCCACTGCCCCAAGACAGATCACCTCATCCCTGTGGCAGTGAAAGTAAGTATATCTTTAACAAATAGCTCACACCTCACCTGCCCACTGGGCTTTTCCAGATCAGAACCCCAACGcaccccctgcccctccctcactGCTTCCCATTTACTTCTATGTGCTTGACCAATATCTGAATGTGTGTTACATGCAAGTTGTTTAATTCTTGGCTTGAGGGAATGTGGTACAGATAATCTGATAGAGGAGAAGGAGAGTGGTTTGGGGTTTTCTGCCCCTGCATGTGAAGGAACaatcctcctctttcctctgatAAGCagccccctgcctcctcctctgaggGTGGGACCCGGGCCTAGGTGGGTAAAATGGGTCCTCCTGTCTGAATGCCCCTCCTGTCTCTCTATTGCTCTTCCTGGCAGGTGTTACACCCTGGCCTGCTCTCTCAGGTGCACATGGACCTGATGCTGATGAAGATTGGCAGCCAAGTCCTTGGACTTCTGCCAGGAATCAAGTGGCTCAGCTTGCCTGAGATTGTGGAAGAATTTGAGAAGCTCATGGTCCAACAGGTGAATTCTCTTTTCCTCAGCTATAAATAGCATCTAATACAGTTTTTGCCATTAGCAGTCCTCCCCAAATATTGAGCAGATGAGTAAATTCCCAGTGTATTATGGCTAGCGTGATGTGTTAGTTAGGGTAGGTTATGATCATTGATAAAACAAAGAACACCCAAATGTCAGTGGCTTAATGTGACAAGGTTACTACTTGCTTATATGTGCATTAAAATTCCATGCAGGTGAACTGAGGGAGAAAGCTGGAGCTGTTTGGCACCGCTTTTACACAAGTCTTCTGGGGTCAGTGTGGGATGTAGAGAGAGGCCACAGAAAATCACATAAGAGATTTTGTGGCCTGGCCTGGAAGTGGTGAATGTTACTTCTTCCCAGTCCACTGAGATTTAGTCATGTGGGCCCAGTGCAAATGAGAGAACTTGGAAAATGCTGTCTTCTTTTGTGCGGGGTAGGAAAAATGATTCTAGTGGAGCATATAGTGTTATTTCTGCCACAGTCAATGACTGAACTCCAGGATGAGGAGAATAATTAGCAAAGTCACACTCTGtgactttgttttgctttgtttccagGGTTAAGCAGACAAGGACATCCTCCCTGTTCGGGACCCTTAGGACATTTGTATAAGTGGCCAGACTTGGTAAACATACTTTAGGAGCATTCGAGACTCTAAGTAGGCATCTGCACTGGTTCCTTGTGGGGTAGTGCAGAAATTGGCAGGTTTTCAGAAGCAATGTGCCAAGTCTTCATTTAGATCCTCTGATATAAGGTTTTAAGTCCTAGGGATTCATTTTAATGTTTAGCAAGTCTCTTAGACTGTTTTGGCTTGCTcctataacaaaacaccataaaTTGGATGGCTTTCAAATAACAGAtgttcatttctcacagttctggaggctaagaagtccaagatcaaggcgtCAGGAGACTTGGTGTCTAGTGAGGGCCTGCTCCCTGGTTTATAGGCAGCTGTCTGTTCACTATATCTTCCCTTAGTGGAAGAGGTgagaagtctctctctctttttttttttttggccagggctgggtttgaacctgccacctctggcatatggggctggcgccctacccctttgagccacaggggccacccctctctctttttttttagcgatggagtcttgctctgtttttccagctagagtgtagtggtataGGGTATAGTAGCTTACTgtgatttcaaactcctgtgctcaagcgattctctaacctcagcctcctgagtagctgggactatggatgcGCACAACTAGCCttagctaatttctctattttttttggagagactgggtcttattcttgctcctGAGCGactgattctcccacctcagctcaTGGTCCAACAGGTGAATTCCCAGAGTATGAGGATAataggcatgcgccaccatgcccagccttctctaattttcttttattaagccACTAATAAGCATTCTGCCGTAGtgacttaatcacctcctaaaggccccactTCCTATGCTATCACCTTGGGGTTTagcatttcaacatatgaatttggaggggaTACAGAAATTTAGACCATAGCAGAAAGCTTTGCTTTATATTACGGAGCAGTAGTGTAGTTTCgataataaaagcaaattaaacagagaaaatagCTTCTATTCCAACAGCCATTCTGAATTAATTACTTTCAGTCCTAACACCCACCTGAGCTTCAGTTCCCCTTGTAGAAATCTGACAGACCTCATGGGATTCCATCATTTCCAACTCATGTCTCTTTGTCTCACACCATTTGTCTTAAAAATTGGCTCTTTCAGTGAAGCTGGCGGCCCTGGCACATAATCTGGGACCGGCCTGCTAGGTTGCttggtgtgtctgtctgtctgtccgtcTGTCCGCGGGTGCCATCATGGCGGACGCGGCCAGTCAGATTCTCCTGGGCTCCGGTCTCACCATCTTGTCCCAGCTGCTCATGTACGTGAAAGTGCTCATCCAGGTGGGATATGAGCCTCTTCCTCCTACAATAGGACAAAATATTTTTGGGCGGCAAGTGTGTCAACTTCCTGGTCTCTTTTGTTATGCTCAGCATATTGCCAGCATCGATGGAAAGCGTGGTTTGTTCACAGGCTTAACTCCACGACTGTGTTCAGGAGTCCTTGGGACTGTGGTAAAGTGTTAAAGTGTTACAGGAGTTGGGACGTGGAAATGAACAGAAAGAAGTCTCATCTTGCTTTGACCAGGTTATCAAGGAGACTACTCGAGAGATGATTGCTCGGTCTGCTGCTATCCTCATCACACATCCCTTCCACGTAATCACTCTGAGGTCTATGGTACAATTCATTGGCAGAGAATCCAAGTACTGTGGACTTTGTGACTCCATAGTAACCATCTATCGGGAAGAGGGCATCCTGGGATTTTTTGCGGGTCTTGTTCCTCGCCTCCTAGGtgacatcatttctttgtggctCTGTAATTCACTGGCCTACCTCGTCAATACCTATGCACTGGACAGTGGGGTTTCCACCATGAATGAAATGAAGAGTTATTCCCAAGCTGTCATAGGATTTTTTGCCAGTATGTTGACCTATCCCTTTGTGCTTGTCTCTAATCTTATGGCTGTAAACAACTGTGGGCTTCCTGGTGGATCTCCTCCTTACTCCCCAATATATACTTCTTGGCTAGATTGCTGGTGCATGCTACAAAAGGAGGGAAATATGAGCTGAGGAAATAGCTTGTTTTTCCGGAAGGTCCCCTTTGGGAAGACTTATTGTTGTGACCTGAGAATGTTAATTTGAAGATGTGGGGCAGGGACAGTGACATTACTATAGTCCCAGACGCACAGAATTATGGGAGAGAATCTTGATTTCTATACAGTGTGGCACActtttttaataatcatttaatcttgggaaaatggaaaaaaaaaaaattggctctttCCCCTAAGCCTGTCTCCATCTCTCAGTAGTCCTACCATGTTCCTTGGCCGGAAACCTTAGAGGTGTGGGCCCAGGTGTATATGTGTGAGTGccttcattcatttataaattcACATAACAGTGATTGAAAACTCTATTAGAAGATGATAACTTAAGACAAGTGAGCTTTTCCTAACCTTAAGAAATATAATTGGAGCTGGGTGTAGAGGCTCATGCAtttaatcctagtgctctgggaggctgaggtgggagttcacctgagctcaggagttccagaccaatctgagcaagagcaagaccctgttgggcagtgcctgtggctcagtaagtagggcaccagccccatataccgagggtggcaggttcgaacccagcccaggctatattgcaacaaaaaaatagctgggcattgtggtgggcacctgtagtcccagctacttgggaggctgaggcaagagaattccctaagtccaagagctggaggttgctgtgagctgtgatgctacggcattctatggagggtgacaaagtaaaaagaaaaaaaaaaaaaaaagagcaagaccctgtctctactaaaaatagaaaaaatagccgggtgtttcagcgggtaccagtagtcccagctacttgggaggctgaggcaagaggatctcttgagcccaagagtttgtcatggcattccacccagggtgacaagagtgagattctgcctcaagaaatacaaaagaaaaaagaaatataattgtcCTTCCATATCCATGGGGTGTGCAAAAATGGATTCAGCCAATTGCAGTTAGAAAATACAATTAGGCCTATGATGGTTGCATCCGTACTTACCACGAACAGATTGgtcattattccctaaagaaTGCAGAacaacaactatttacatagcacatTGTATCATTTTAAGTAGCCCACAGGTGATttaagtatacaggaggatgtgcataggtatATGCTATATACCATTTTGTATCAGGGACTTGAGCCTCATGGAGTTTGGTATCTGAGGGAGGTCCTAGAACAATCCCCTGGGAATACCAAGAGAGAACTGTGTACAGCAGGCAGAGGGGGATAATATGTAAATACTTGCAAATAAAGTGTGATCAGGAGTCCCTAACATTTCTGGTGGGGCTAAGAAGAAGACTGTCCACCCTTACCCTAAGGGCAGATGCTCCCTAGGCTTGAGCTGAGTATTGCTGGTGTTTGCAGTTGGACATGGAGGAAGAACAGTACCATCAGAGGCTGTAAAGAAGGTAGAGGAGTGCCGGGGCATCCGGCAGTCTGGGCTGTTGAGCACTGCACAGAGTTGGGTGAGGCTTGAGTCACAGGTGGTGAGGAAGGGGAGGTGCCACCTGAGACAGATCTGGAGAGAGAAGTAGAGCCAAATCATGACCCACGTAGGTGACATGCTAATGACTGTAACCTTCAGTGGGCAGGTGTGGGGGCCCCAGACAGATGGATGGGAGACAGGGAAGATAGGGCCCAACTGAAGCACCTCTGTTGGGGCTCAGGTGACTCGGGTGAGGGTACACACCTTGggagcagtgggggtgggggcaggtctTCAGACTTGCTGGTGCTGGGTGGCTGCCTcacagagggaggagagaaagtgtGATCTAGGGACTTGTGGTGGCTGAGGACATGGGTGGTGCAGGAAAAG is a window from the Nycticebus coucang isolate mNycCou1 chromosome 11, mNycCou1.pri, whole genome shotgun sequence genome containing:
- the ADCK2 gene encoding uncharacterized aarF domain-containing protein kinase 2 isoform X1; translated protein: MVTPWRFSVRLCLSHLRCFELRREFGLLRPSECSRSARLCWLLLGTLPKLVLASGDIDEGAPDSLCLQRARWSDPAEGGPVGRFSQAGRLGCVFLHLRIWLRAGALLVKFFPLLLLYPLTYLAPSVSTLWLRLLLKATETSGPTYIKLGQWASTRRDLFSEAFCAQFSKLHVRVTPHPWTHTEHFLQQAFGEDWRSVLSFENQEPVGSGCVAQVYKAYANIAFLESDSIQRLGGTPCLQPSSEAGAVRGLRELFEHPKKGWTPPGNLADQSFLERLLLPKADLAGSNAELSEAVVPGHCPKTDHLIPVAVKVLHPGLLSQVHMDLMLMKIGSQVLGLLPGIKWLSLPEIVEEFEKLMVQQIDLRYEARNLEHFQRNFQNVKAVKFPTPLRPFVTRDVLVETYEESVPVSSYQQAGIPVDLKKKIAWLGINMLLKMIFVDNFVHADLHPGNILVQGADSLSTSREVQLQPVDVCDTLVVALAPALHPLRLVLLDAGIVAELQAADLRNFRAVFVAVVMGQGQRVAELILHHARANECRDVQGFKAEMATLVTQARKNTITLEKLHVSSLLSSVFKLLMAHKVKLESNFVSIVFAIMVLEGLGRSLDPSLDILEAAKPFLLKGPASSP
- the ADCK2 gene encoding uncharacterized aarF domain-containing protein kinase 2 isoform X2, which encodes MVTPWRFSVRLCLSHLRCFELRREFGLLRPSECSRSARLCWLLLGTLPKLVLASGDIDEGAPDSLCLQRARWSDPAEGGPVGRFSQAGRLGCVFLHLRIWLRAGALLVKFFPLLLLYPLTYLAPSVSTLWLRLLLKATETSGPTYIKLGQWASTRRDLFSEAFCAQFSKLHVRVTPHPWTHTEHFLQQAFGEDWRSVLSFENQEPVGSGCVAQVYKAYANIAFLESDSIQRLGGTPCLQPSSEAGAVRGLRELFEHPKKGWTPPGNLADQSFLERLLLPKADLAGSNAELSEAVVPGHCPKTDHLIPVAVKVHMDLMLMKIGSQVLGLLPGIKWLSLPEIVEEFEKLMVQQIDLRYEARNLEHFQRNFQNVKAVKFPTPLRPFVTRDVLVETYEESVPVSSYQQAGIPVDLKKKIAWLGINMLLKMIFVDNFVHADLHPGNILVQGADSLSTSREVQLQPVDVCDTLVVALAPALHPLRLVLLDAGIVAELQAADLRNFRAVFVAVVMGQGQRVAELILHHARANECRDVQGFKAEMATLVTQARKNTITLEKLHVSSLLSSVFKLLMAHKVKLESNFVSIVFAIMVLEGLGRSLDPSLDILEAAKPFLLKGPASSP